ttaattaATGCAACTTTCCATCTATCAATCATTGTGTGTGTCACTGAATTACCATAATCTGTGCATGGTGGCTGTTTTAAGAGCAAACAGTTAATTTCCAAACAATAAATCACAAAGTGTCTCTCTACCCCTCTGTGAGCAATGACAGCTTCGTCTCTCATTGCTACAAAGACAGACTCACTTGAAACCGCTTTTTCCGAATTAGATTAAATCATATGTGCAATGAAATGCACAAGGTCTAACAAAGTTAGAGACGGCTGTAACCAAAATGTTAACTGATCATTGTACGCCAATTGTGATAAAAGGTAATGTGTGGCATTCTTTATTCATTTCAGGACTTGCAAAGTTATATGGATGAGCTGAAATCGTTCAGTCTTTGCCATGGCTACGATAGTCTTGTCATTCTCTTGTCCATCAGTGATACAGTTCACCATCCCCGCCAGCAGATGGCTGTCTACTCAAACAACACAGACATGTTAAATCAGGTAAAATCAGCTTACAGACCACCAAAACAGCCATTTGTGTCACGAATGAAACACAAGCATTCCTTTGGTAGAGACAGCTCTGCATCACTGGCTCTCCTGTTTAATTAAAGTAGAAAATGTCTGTTCAGTTTCAAGTTTTTCCAAGATATTTTCTGTGATAAGCAGGAAAAGTTGACATGTTTTTTGAGAAGGCTGGATGAAGTGATGCCTTGTAGTAATGCACCTTAGAAGATTAATCTTCAAAATCCCAGACTCTTCATTCAGACTTATATTCTTggctataaaaaataaatatttattctTCTAAATTATCTTGACAATTTCATGCTCTTTTAAAACCTTTAAACAGGTGGGATATTAAAATAAGCGTCTCTAATTACAGATCTGCAGAGAGTTGGAGGAGTCCTCCAGCTGGTCACTTTCCGGTGGACTGGAGGACAGGGAGAGTCTCCAGGTCTACCACATTCCTATAAACACCTTTTCATCTTCTGGTACTCCTCCTCTGCTTGAGGACGAGATCGGGGGCCTCCTCAAAGACTTTTTCGACCGGCGGAGTTCTGTATTAGCCTGCCACCCAAGCAGTAGGACCTCCTCCACAGACGGTATAGCAGGCAGTGTGGAGTTCTCCCAGGGATCTTCTGGCATCAATGACATGGACGGTTCTGACATAGAAAGAGCTGAAGGAGGAAATGGAGATGTGGTGGCAAGGTATAAAATGGCTTGTAAAGTGTCAACTGAGTTAGTTATGTGtgattttagatgaacattGATGCAATTTACTAATAGTATTTTCATCTTTGTAAATAGGGTGATGGCAGATGGTGAAGAGGACACGGGAGCTGTGGGAATAAGTGCTGGTGGCGAGCTATTAAGTCCTGACAGCGGTATGACCACCATTCGTAGCAGTCGGTCCTCCAAGGAGAGCTCAGTGTTCCTTAGTGACGACAGTCCGGTTGGTGAGGCTATAGTAGCTGGAGGTCCAGCTACAGGCTCAGGAGGACTCCTTCTGAGAAACCCGTCTCCCCTCGGGTTGTCATCTCTCTCCCCTCCTGTTCCACCTGAGAGAAGGAAGTACCGCTCTAAAAGAAATAGAAGTGACAATTTTGATCTGTTTAGTTTTGACTCACCTCATAGCAGTGACCACCCTATGCCAACAGGAGGAGAACAGGTCAattcaggaggaggaggagatgaaggTTCAAGAAGAGCAGGAAGCTCTAGCTTTTCAGAACTTGACGAGCTAAGCTTGCTAGATTTCTCTGCTCCCAACTCATTAGGAGGGCTTGAAAGTAGAAACTCTTCAGTTGATCACCATGGCCAGATCCATGGGAATGAGATGATAGACACTGTGGTTCCTCCAACCCCAGTCAACAGCCTTGTCGGTAGCCGTCCGCCCAGCAGTTGTGGCGTCAGATTCTTCCCAGAGGATGTGGTTGAAAGGATCAGTGGCCTACAGCATAAAGACAGTGTGTCATCATCCTTGTCAGAGACCTGGGATGAACTTAGCTTTGACACACAGGGAGCATTGTCCTCAAGTGATAATAGTGCCTGGAATAGGCTAAAAGACTCAGAGAGCCCCCAGAATATTATGGATGAAGTTCAAGATAAATTCTCAGTTAGTGATATGACAGAAAGTGAAAGCAGGGAGGAGATCTTAAAGGCAGAGAATGCCCATCACAGGACCAAGAGTCTTGAACCTCAGCTTAGTTTGATCACTGAGCAGACTGAATCTGGTGAAAAGTGGAACCGAGACACTGTACTTAAGGATCAGTGGAACCCTGTTACTTTGGCTGATCTTCAGTTGACACCACCAGAGGATGAAGCAACTGGAAAATGGAAAGCTGGTTTGACTGCAGGAAAAGACAGAACATCCACTTTGTCAACAAGGAAGACAATCTTAAACACTTTAACACCAGACACATcgaaagaagaagatgatggtATCCAAGGTAAAAAAAGAGACCAACAGATGGAGCTCCTAGACTTCTGGACATACTCGGCTCAGAAGGGATTCCTCAAATCTGATAGCGGAACCACGACCTCTTACCCTGAATCACTGGATATGTGGAACATGACTATCTGGGATGACAGTCTATCACCTCTTACAACCCCAGACAACTTATCTGAAAACTCAGGATCCTTCTATGGGCTGAACACAAATTTTAGGAAAGACACATCGATGGAAAATCCAATAGGATACTCTGATGGTGGAATGGAGATGTGGAACACCACCATACAGGAGGACAGCTCATCCACTATAACAACCCCAGAAGGACCTGAAAATGGAAAAGACCTTAGTCACATGGAATCATTGGATGCCAAGGATTCTCTTGAGACACatgcaaacaaacagacagaagaGGAAAAATGTATAGAGGAAAAAAGTCTGGGTAAAAGTCAGATGTCTGAAGAAGTTGAGTGGAGAAGTAATgaacaaaatgtgaaaattgTCATAGAGGCTGCAGACGATGGAACACAAGGTGAGGAAACGGGCAATGAAGACATGCCAAGGATTCAGATCCAGCGTACAGACTCTGACTTGATTAACTTGGCATCTAAACAATCAGAAAGTGTGACTTCCCCTCACCAAAGCACTGACTTGTGGGACTTGCCTGTCCATGGTATGATCACGTCCACATCAGAATATGACAATGTAGGAGCAGCAACATGGAGCCCATCATCCTCCCCTGACAACTATGTCAGCCCTGTAGTAGATCTGGTACAACTTGAGGGGCAGTCAAGCCCTTTTATAGCTGTGACCAAACCTATTCAAACAGATGAGAGGCAGAGTCAATACCAGACTCCTGATCCGCTGACAAAGACAGAATACACAGCAGTGCTTTCAGATAAAGACCAGACATCCAACCAAGTGTTCCTTTTTGATGAAGAGCCAGGTCATATGACCAAGAACTGGGGAAGTCCAGTTGAGAGTAGGTACGAAAACACAAGTGCAGATGGATCAGAAGAGACTGATTGGATGGAGTTTTCCAGTAATAATTCCCCATTTGTTCTGGTGGACAGTACTACTGTCACTCAGCAAATTACGAAAAGTCCAGAGGAAACTGCTGAAAGCGAAAAACAGACAGCTCAGCCATTACCCCCGAGCTGTGTGGATTGGGACAGTGTCTCAAAGACACATGATGGCACAGAATCAGCTTCTTCGTCACATCTTTCCATCCAAAGGGTCCAAAGTGAAGATGAAACTGCTTTTGAAAGCCAAAAGGGGGCTAACAGAGGGAGCAATGGAAATGTACAGGGCGAAATACCAGAGGCTGTATCTCTTCTTTTCAGCCCAGGGGAGGGAAGAAATGCACTGTATAGCCCTGACAGCGTTCACACAAGTAACCATGATAAACTTGGGTCGAGTTCTGATGGAGACTCATTCTCAGGCTTAGAAATGGAGTACATTGTGGTCCCTGGCACAGTAAAAGAAGCTAATAAAGAGTTTCCTGATAGGCCTAAACAGAGTGACAGGCAGTCAAAGGGAACAAGAAATCCCATGGAAACATTCTGCATGCTGTCCTGTGCTGCCACAGTACTGGAAACTCAGGTCCAACCTGTACACCGAGATTACCAGGAAAATACACTGCAAAGCCGTCTGCAACAAATCAGAGAAAGGGACAGTACATCTGCTGCAGACACAGAGCTGAATGATGCTGTTTTAGCCACCCATTACCAAACTAACTTTGATGATGCCAACATGTTGCCAGAAATGATCAGTCTTAGCCAATCAAAAACAAACTCTGAAGCTttccttcagtcagattcaAGAGAAACAGAAGAAGGAAACTATGAAGATGAGTTGAGCACTGTGGTCCGAAGTGTGTCGCCATCATTAAGACAGCCGTCAGATCACTTCCTGAAGACCAGGGAGGAATGTTATGTTCATTCACAGATCTCAATGGAGGACTCAGATGAGGGTGAGCAGCCACCATCTGCACCTCCACCGAGTGCTACTTCCTTGGGTGACTTCCAAGTCTGGGGGGGACAGTTTGTAAGACAGGACACTTCTCAAACAACGTCTGAACCACAATCTCCTGTACGTACAAATAGTTCAGTCTCTCACACCAGCTCTCTGATTGGCACCCCAGTAGATGAAATGTGCTTCTCTACTGACAAAGGACTTGGCTTACCATTTTCTGGAGATTTAATGGAGGAGGAGCATGATGAAGATGAGCACGAAGAGGAAGCTGTTATAGAGGGAACTAGCCTCTCAAAATGGACTCCAGAAGTCAAAAGGGACAGGGAGGAAGGACAAGCATTTGGATCCTCTGACTTGCTGAGTTTTACCGAGGACCTGATTGGAGATTCCTCATTTCAACAAACAGATATACAAACACTTGAACCAAATCGGGATGTTTTTCTACTGAACAGAGAGGTCTACTATGACCAACAGCCTATGAAGACAAATGATTGTGAAAAATGGTCTTTCGAGCAACAGACAAGAGATCATGAAGCTTCGCATGACATTTATTCACCTGCTTTAAGGTAAGCAACACACCACAAGTCAAATATTTTGTATTAATGTATCTACCCAATTTTCTTGATGGGAATCATTTTTGTTTGTGCCGACAGACTATCAGACTATGGGAAGATCCACAAGCAGATTTCCAGCATTTCTGCTTTTGTTTACAATAGACTTTTTTATTGTCAGGCTTCCAGCTAAAAAACGTGGTAGTCCACACATTTGCCTTTAATAAACACGCATACCCTTTAACACAACTTTCACATCTCCCCTGCCAATCTCTTAATTCACTTCTGGGATTTTTGAGTCTCAAAAATTTCTCCACTAGACCCCCGTCAAATAAGTATTTGCATCTCTGAGCAGACTGTCAAAAACAGAGCTGGAGGGTCCTCCTGAGGATGTGAGTCTGGTGATccgtttgtgtgtttgttgtgtgcACGTGTTGAATGATTGACTGATGGACTGAGACTGACAGACATGAAAAGAGAATGACTGAAAAGTGTATCTGTGGTGTGATAGGATGAGATTATGTGTACaaactgtgcatgtgcatgggGCTGAATTTCATGTGTTCAGCAGCTTgatctgctgctctgtgtgtgtttataaatCTGTTTACGCCTCATTAAATATGCATTACCTGCCTCATTAGAGCCGGAGCCCCTCCACAGCTGATGGAAATGGCTCCCACAGCTTTCTTATAAGGTGatggtgtgtgttgtgtgtgtgtgtatgcatgcaaCTGTGAGTAGCGCTTTTATAGGTAACATGAAGTGCAACAGAGAGTAACTTGTCTGTGTAACTTCAACTTTACATTAGCGAAGAATGTATACGTTGTGGTTGAGTAAATGCTACTTGATGTTTAGCTGTAAGGCAGAATTTTATTTCATGCATTCGTGCAGATTTAAACTTTGCGGATAGAGTCATGCACCTATACATGcttcatgtttacattcagtgttGCTAACGAAAACCGTATGTTTTGGGTGTCATTGAGTCTCAATAAATCTGTGTGAACTATGCAttttctttctaaaaaaaacaacccagcaTTGTTCACTTTTTCATCCCCATCCCCTCTTCTGATATCCTAGTTTGTACATCCTTGCCTCTTCTTCTCAGGTTCTAGTCCCTCTGCTTGTATGTCGACTGGAAAAGATGAGGAAGAGACACAAAGGGAGAGGAATTGATGACAACGGGCATTTAGAAAAACTAAGACACCCTTGCTTTGAAGTAGTCTTTCCTAAATATGATATGCGTGCCAGATGCATTGTTCTGCAACAGCTTGCAACTCTTTTTGGTGTATGTCAGATGAGCACAGTGTTCTTGATTATGTTTTATGCAGATGTGCATCCTCATTTAAAGCTCCAGCAAGTGCTCTCACTCTTTTCTCCTCAAGTTGCACTTTAGGACTTGAAGCATCCTACAAGATGTTTTATCATGATCAGGGATGAGGCTCTCAATAgagaaatgagaagaaaaaaaaaagcctcatgCTTTTCAATCTTGCGCTGTACGTTCTCCCTACTTTCTTTGGGGGCGTTGCTGTGTTTCTGGCAAATTACTACCCCCTGTGGATTGGTGAAGTAATGGCAGGAATTTCTACTACGTTTCCTGAGATCCCATGCACATGCATGTGTGTCCTTGCATATATACAGGAAAGCCAACTGAACTTGCAAAAAATGCTGCTCATTGGAGCATACTAATGATCAAAAACTCCTCAAGGTACCATTAAACACAAACCCAAATCTTTAAATACAGAGATCTGTACATATTTTTTACAACTATTCCTCTTACTTGAGGAAGAAAAGCGCTGGTAGCATTATAACATTTATGCGTTTTTTAGTTCCATTTAGCGTCTCAGTAAAATATGGCACCAAAACAGTATATATGGATGCAGGATCCTTCATATGTGGAATGCAGCCATCTGTGTTTCCACTGCCATTATGTGTTCAAATATCTGCTGTGAAAAAGGTCTGTTGAGCATGCTGAAAACAATTGCATGACAATTTGATCTTTTACGCCACTAAACTGTCCTAAAGAAGGTATTTTGgtagtttgtatgtgttttatatttagatGAAGTACAGATGACTACAGATAGATGTGTTGAAGTGCATTCCATATCTACTTGTACTGATCCTTGATTTTTTGTTCCCTTTACCGAAGACACCAAGATGGGACGTCGCAACTTTCATCTCAGCTAACCAATGAAAATGCTGCATACCAGTGGACAGGAAGTCAGAACACAACTCAGGGTCAAACCAAATATGGTTACAACTACCACCACATTGACCAAAGAACTGAAAATCAGTGTTCCTACCCAGCCTGCGCAGATACCAAATCAAATAACTGTCAGCAGAATACCACAGATGTCTATGCTGAGTTTACAACTGACGCTTCAGCTATACAGCACAGTTCCAGGCAGACTGAGAACTATTTTGAAGCTGGTGCTAATGCTCAATACAGCGTGGATGATGCACCTTTCCAGCATCAGTATATGGCAGAAACCGAGTATCTAGGTGATTCTACGCGCACATCTGAACTCCAGTGTTCTGAGCATCAAGCTGATGGCCAAAGTCATTATGAGCCAGAGCATGCTCATTATCAGTACGATGAACAGCAGTTCTACCAATCAGATGTCCAAGCTGCGACAGAAGACCGTGCACAATATGTGCCAGACGGATATGTTCACTTTCTCCTGTCACGGTGAGCTTTTACTCATTCAAAGTCAATTTTGCCACACATGAAGGAAAGCAGGTCTCCGATTAATACATGCTCTCTGAGATCTAGTAATACTTATTTCTGCTATCTGCAAATAATAGGATTCTAGAGTTTTTCGCTCCCCtcctaaaagaaagaaagagggagaTAAATTGTGGGCATGCTAAAGTTTTCCAGGGTTTTAGAGCCGCAGTGCCCTTTTGAACCACAAGGAGGAGACAGATCAATTTAAAACATATAAACCCAAATTAAGCAGGTGCTAATAGTATTTAATATATCATTACAACATATTGGAAAACTTTAACTCGGATTCAGATCTTTAACTCAATAATTCATGTATTATTCAACATGGGTTGATCTTCCAGGATGGATCAGTTTTTTTTGTGGTGTCTTAATACAATATTCCTATGTCCACATGTACACTAAAGCATGTTTTCTTTATAATATAGACATATATTCCCAACATAGCTTCTTATGGATGAGATCAACAAGAAAAATagtccaagaaaaaaaaagacttttttgATAACATGCCTGACCGAAAATCAataatttttttgtaaatgaaaAGTTAAAAATTAAAGTCATGTTCGGAGGTCAttattcagttgtttttttgttttttttaaatatttttattgctttttccaaggaaaagtgaaaaagtagacatacagaaaaaacaaacaaacaaacaaacaaaaaaaaaaaaaaaaaaaaaaaaaaaaaacgatcacGTAACACAGAACGCAGCACATCTAGGATTATAACAATATTTCATGGTCGTATctaacaaaaacatccaaaagtagacaaataaattaatctGACATATACAAAACCATATATTAACTTGCACAGTTAGGTGTCATACAGCATCCGTTGTTCGCGAGCTCACATTTTTAAGATAATTTAGTACTGGGTCCCATGTTTTATCAAATATATCTCCCCTATCATTGTTATAGAATCTTAGCCTCTCCAGATGTAAAGTATTTGACAATTCTCCCAGCCACAAATTATAGGTCGGCACAGATTCCATTTTCCACACCCTCAAAATCAGCTTTTTTGCGATCACCATCCCAAATTGTACAGctcttttttcaaatttattaaCAGAAGAGAGGACACTTGTGGCCCCGAGGACCGCCACCAGAGGGCAGGGTGCTAGATTCTTCCCAAAAGCCtcagaaaaacactgaaaaatacACTGCCAatataaatcaagtttgctacATGCCCAGAAAGAATGCGCTAGAGTACCTATCATGGATTTACACCGATTACATACTGGTGAGATATCAGGATAAAATTTGTGTAACTTTTCTTGTGAATAATAGAGTCTGTGAagtattttaaaatgtattaagtTGTGTCTGGTGTTAACTGAACATTTTTGCACACTACGTAGACATTCTTCCCAAATTTCATTACTTATTTCCACATTATTATTCAGTTGTTTTGTGTAAGTATTCGTGTGCATTGTATGTGGATTAGTCGGTGGCTTCACTGCACTTTGATTATTCCCATTAGCAGTTGCAGCATGGGGCTCCTTTTGCCCCACTTTGCAATTATGATGACATGATGACCCGCCTCCTCTTTGAAATACACGACCCTcccctttttgtttctttgtgtgagtgtgtgtacgcATGTACAATAGACCTTTCCATAATTAACTGGTCATGTGACTTATTGTGGAGAGACAGGGTCTGTCTCTCATGACGGGAGAAGACAGGATGAGGGAAAGGTAGGTGCccaaaaacagatttttaacaAGAAAGTAATGGGGGGGAAAAAGCTTGTTCGTGTCTTTGTGTCTGGAATCGTGTGTACTGGTGTCTCTGTAATGCTTTTCTCTATTGTTACCAGGCCTTATGCTAATCAGAGACTGTTAGAGGGGCTTTAGTTGGGGGAGGCAACAACACTGCACAGTATTGTGTCCTCAGCCCACATTTGCTGCCTGGGAATAAGGCATTGAGTCAGTTTCTCTCCATCTTCTGTGTCACTTCTTTTACGTCCAGAGTCAAATGAACAGATTGTGAACTCTTCCTGATTCATTGTCATGGGAACAGTTCGGTTGTTTTACTTTGTACATAGATGATTGTCTTTGGCTTGTTTGCCCCCATCTTATGTGTAGTTGTGCCTCTGGTGGCCCTGGTTATAGCAATGATAATTTATCTTTTGGATCATTATTGTATTTCTGTTCCTCTGAGCAGACACTCCCAGCAGGGAGTTGGTGCATCAGGAATGATGGTGAAGACGGCCTCCAGTGAAGAAACTGCTGAGGAGCTGGAAAACCGAGAAGGTTTGAAGTCTTCTTATCATTTCTAATTAAAGTTTAGAATGACAAAATTTTAGTTCTGCAAAGTTgtgattctttcttttttttcatgtttgttgttgtgtggcGATTGTGTTAAATCTATcatttaaaacacattgtaACACAAAAGGTAGTCTTACTCAAAAAGAAGAATTTGGATTCACGGAAAAACCCAAATATAACCGTTCCTTAAAGTGGCCTTGAGTtgcaaaacaaaagagaaaacaacagaaacaacaatattttacaaaacaccacaatatttcaatattttttttttcgaacAGACCCACCATCCTCAGCAGATACATCAGGTGGGTCTAATCAGAGGAGAAAGCTGGCAGCTCCACCAATGAACGTGTCACTAGACCACAGTGAGGGGTCCCTTCTGTCAGAAGACGCGCTGGACACTGAGGACGAGGCCTTAGATACTGGGGATGATCTGGATGTGAACATTGATGACATGGACACACCTGATGAGGCTGACTCTCTGGACTTCAATACACACGGTAAGACACAAACCTGGATATACAGGGCAAATGTGTCGAAAAGCACATGACAGACAAGAGACAGACACACGAACACAATAAAACAAGGCACATGGCAGGGAATACTGTTAGGTGCACACTTGCTTTTCAACGCATTGCTGATATGACACAGTGTGCTGTCACTGTCTGCAGGACAGATCATTTACTCATCTTAACATCTATCATCTGACCTATGAGGAAAAAGTAAAACCGGGAATATTGGAGACGTACTAATCTTCTTGCACCAACATCTTCTCCAATCTGATATGTGGACAGCTCTTTTCGCTGTACATTGTCCTTCAAACGGAAACCTGATTGTGTCAAATATCTTATTTGTTGCCATGGCATCTCCTCAAACTCAGATGTCTTTGATATCACAAACAGCAGACTCAGAAGGGTCTGATCTGGGTGCAGCAGCAGCCTCGAGTGATGCTACCGCAGGCCACCGAGTGGCAGAAGAGAGCAGGGACGGCGGGCTCTGGAGGAGCGTGGTGATTGGAGAGCAGGAGCATCGCATTGATATGAAGTGCATTGAGCCATACAAAAGAGTCATTTCTCATGGAGGTACGCAAATACTAAAATGCTTGAAAATCAGCCTCTCCCACATGTTTCGTAGCttctaaaacattttaaagcaaGCACTTGTAGTGCTAGAAAATACTCAGCTGTTTTGTCTGGTTTGAGTTAatcaatatttatttgtcttttggaACATTGCTCGCTTTCACACGCCGTCTGGGCCCTTTTGAATTAAGGTTTCACCAGTGGAATTCAAAAGGTCACAGGACTATAGATGCCACTGTCACCAAAggaggaactttttttttttttttttttttttttcaaggaggTACCAGTGGAAGATCATAAGAGCTtaaat
This Odontesthes bonariensis isolate fOdoBon6 chromosome 6, fOdoBon6.hap1, whole genome shotgun sequence DNA region includes the following protein-coding sequences:
- the LOC142382238 gene encoding uncharacterized protein LOC142382238 isoform X6, with product MEEYLRRVQSRLGADISEGLIHAVLGGPEPDVDTVAATLCLALHLSQKEPSGGVCVPLLCSRRSDTVLPEETVRYLQRVKIRESSLLWRDDVDLVRLYQTGKLSLTLLRDGLLDSSEYHTLESSILQVVHRDGQQDGGDGALSAVTTVAREILQEAAEHIRASLGEVLREALQLQREALWIKHGCHSEELEDLMRSLEQWVDASVDQHKEAKQQDLMELLMMGLKEFSDGEMTIALTSLTTDKEDLQSYMDELKSFSLCHGYDSLVILLSISDTVHHPRQQMAVYSNNTDMLNQICRELEESSSWSLSGGLEDRESLQVYHIPINTFSSSGTPPLLEDEIGGLLKDFFDRRSSVLACHPSSRTSSTDGIAGSVEFSQGSSGINDMDGSDIERAEGGNGDVVARVMADGEEDTGAVGISAGGELLSPDSGMTTIRSSRSSKESSVFLSDDSPVGEAIVAGGPATGSGGLLLRNPSPLGLSSLSPPVPPERRKYRSKRNRSDNFDLFSFDSPHSSDHPMPTGGEQVNSGGGGDEGSRRAGSSSFSELDELSLLDFSAPNSLGGLESRNSSVDHHGQIHGNEMIDTVVPPTPVNSLVGSRPPSSCGVRFFPEDVVERISGLQHKDSVSSSLSETWDELSFDTQGALSSSDNSAWNRLKDSESPQNIMDEVQDKFSVSDMTESESREEILKAENAHHRTKSLEPQLSLITEQTESGEKWNRDTVLKDQWNPVTLADLQLTPPEDEATGKWKAGLTAGKDRTSTLSTRKTILNTLTPDTSKEEDDGIQGKKRDQQMELLDFWTYSAQKGFLKSDSGTTTSYPESLDMWNMTIWDDSLSPLTTPDNLSENSGSFYGLNTNFRKDTSMENPIGYSDGGMEMWNTTIQEDSSSTITTPEGPENGKDLSHMESLDAKDSLETHANKQTEEEKCIEEKSLGKSQMSEEVEWRSNEQNVKIVIEAADDGTQGEETGNEDMPRIQIQRTDSDLINLASKQSESVTSPHQSTDLWDLPVHGMITSTSEYDNVGAATWSPSSSPDNYVSPVVDLVQLEGQSSPFIAVTKPIQTDERQSQYQTPDPLTKTEYTAVLSDKDQTSNQVFLFDEEPGHMTKNWGSPVESRYENTSADGSEETDWMEFSSNNSPFVLVDSTTVTQQITKSPEETAESEKQTAQPLPPSCVDWDSVSKTHDGTESASSSHLSIQRVQSEDETAFESQKGANRGSNGNVQGEIPEAVSLLFSPGEGRNALYSPDSVHTSNHDKLGSSSDGDSFSGLEMEYIVVPGTVKEANKEFPDRPKQSDRQSKGTRNPMETFCMLSCAATVLETQVQPVHRDYQENTLQSRLQQIRERDSTSAADTELNDAVLATHYQTNFDDANMLPEMISLSQSKTNSEAFLQSDSRETEEGNYEDELSTVVRSVSPSLRQPSDHFLKTREECYVHSQISMEDSDEGEQPPSAPPPSATSLGDFQVWGGQFVRQDTSQTTSEPQSPVRTNSSVSHTSSLIGTPVDEMCFSTDKGLGLPFSGDLMEEEHDEDEHEEEAVIEGTSLSKWTPEVKRDREEGQAFGSSDLLSFTEDLIGDSSFQQTDIQTLEPNRDVFLLNREVYYDQQPMKTNDCEKWSFEQQTRDHEASHDIYSPALRHQDGTSQLSSQLTNENAAYQWTGSQNTTQGQTKYGYNYHHIDQRTENQCSYPACADTKSNNCQQNTTDVYAEFTTDASAIQHSSRQTENYFEAGANAQYSVDDAPFQHQYMAETEYLGDSTRTSELQCSEHQADGQSHYEPEHAHYQYDEQQFYQSDVQAATEDRAQYVPDGYVHFLLSRHSQQGVGASGMMVKTASSEETAEELENREDPPSSADTSGGSNQRRKLAAPPMNVSLDHSEGSLLSEDALDTEDEALDTGDDLDVNIDDMDTPDEADSLDFNTHADSEGSDLGAAAASSDATAGHRVAEESRDGGLWRSVVIGEQEHRIDMKCIEPYKRVISHGGM
- the LOC142382238 gene encoding uncharacterized protein LOC142382238 isoform X8, which encodes MRSLEQWVDASVDQHKEAKQQDLMELLMMGLKEFSDGEMTIALTSLTTDKEDLQSYMDELKSFSLCHGYDSLVILLSISDTVHHPRQQMAVYSNNTDMLNQICRELEESSSWSLSGGLEDRESLQVYHIPINTFSSSGTPPLLEDEIGGLLKDFFDRRSSVLACHPSSRTSSTDGIAGSVEFSQGSSGINDMDGSDIERAEGGNGDVVARVMADGEEDTGAVGISAGGELLSPDSGMTTIRSSRSSKESSVFLSDDSPVGEAIVAGGPATGSGGLLLRNPSPLGLSSLSPPVPPERRKYRSKRNRSDNFDLFSFDSPHSSDHPMPTGGEQVNSGGGGDEGSRRAGSSSFSELDELSLLDFSAPNSLGGLESRNSSVDHHGQIHGNEMIDTVVPPTPVNSLVGSRPPSSCGVRFFPEDVVERISGLQHKDSVSSSLSETWDELSFDTQGALSSSDNSAWNRLKDSESPQNIMDEVQDKFSVSDMTESESREEILKAENAHHRTKSLEPQLSLITEQTESGEKWNRDTVLKDQWNPVTLADLQLTPPEDEATGKWKAGLTAGKDRTSTLSTRKTILNTLTPDTSKEEDDGIQGKKRDQQMELLDFWTYSAQKGFLKSDSGTTTSYPESLDMWNMTIWDDSLSPLTTPDNLSENSGSFYGLNTNFRKDTSMENPIGYSDGGMEMWNTTIQEDSSSTITTPEGPENGKDLSHMESLDAKDSLETHANKQTEEEKCIEEKSLGKSQMSEEVEWRSNEQNVKIVIEAADDGTQGEETGNEDMPRIQIQRTDSDLINLASKQSESVTSPHQSTDLWDLPVHGMITSTSEYDNVGAATWSPSSSPDNYVSPVVDLVQLEGQSSPFIAVTKPIQTDERQSQYQTPDPLTKTEYTAVLSDKDQTSNQVFLFDEEPGHMTKNWGSPVESRYENTSADGSEETDWMEFSSNNSPFVLVDSTTVTQQITKSPEETAESEKQTAQPLPPSCVDWDSVSKTHDGTESASSSHLSIQRVQSEDETAFESQKGANRGSNGNVQGEIPEAVSLLFSPGEGRNALYSPDSVHTSNHDKLGSSSDGDSFSGLEMEYIVVPGTVKEANKEFPDRPKQSDRQSKGTRNPMETFCMLSCAATVLETQVQPVHRDYQENTLQSRLQQIRERDSTSAADTELNDAVLATHYQTNFDDANMLPEMISLSQSKTNSEAFLQSDSRETEEGNYEDELSTVVRSVSPSLRQPSDHFLKTREECYVHSQISMEDSDEGEQPPSAPPPSATSLGDFQVWGGQFVRQDTSQTTSEPQSPVRTNSSVSHTSSLIGTPVDEMCFSTDKGLGLPFSGDLMEEEHDEDEHEEEAVIEGTSLSKWTPEVKRDREEGQAFGSSDLLSFTEDLIGDSSFQQTDIQTLEPNRDVFLLNREVYYDQQPMKTNDCEKWSFEQQTRDHEASHDIYSPALRHQDGTSQLSSQLTNENAAYQWTGSQNTTQGQTKYGYNYHHIDQRTENQCSYPACADTKSNNCQQNTTDVYAEFTTDASAIQHSSRQTENYFEAGANAQYSVDDAPFQHQYMAETEYLGDSTRTSELQCSEHQADGQSHYEPEHAHYQYDEQQFYQSDVQAATEDRAQYVPDGYVHFLLSRHSQQGVGASGMMVKTASSEETAEELENREDPPSSADTSGGSNQRRKLAAPPMNVSLDHSEGSLLSEDALDTEDEALDTGDDLDVNIDDMDTPDEADSLDFNTHADSEGSDLGAAAASSDATAGHRVAEESRDGGLWRSVVIGEQEHRIDMKCIEPYKRVISHGGYYAEQNAIIVFAACFLPDSDCDNYNYVMENLFLYVISTLELMVAEDYMVVYLNGATPRRRMPGFTWMKRCYQMIDRRLKKNLKMFIIVHPSWFIRTLLGITRPFISSKFSSKIKYVHSLKELGEIIPMEYVHIPSTIVNRLDTELQDTSAKIDKGNSAV